A segment of the Streptomyces sp. L2 genome:
CAAGAAAGAAGGCACACCCCATGAGCAGCAACGAGACGCCCCGCGGCCCCGTCGACTCCTCCCGCGTCCCGCGGTACGCCGGCCCGGCCACCTTCGCCCGGCTGCCCCGCCTCGACGAGGTCGGCACCGCTGACGTCGCCGTCGTGGGCGTGCCGTTCGACTCGGGCGTCTCGTACCGGCCCGGCGCCCGCTTCGGCGGCAACGCCATCCGCGAGGCCTCCCGTCTGCTGCGCCCCTACAACCCCGCGCAGGACGCCTCCCCCTTCGCCCTCGCGCAGGTCGCGGACGGCGGCGACATCGCCGTCAACCCGTTCAACATCAACGAGGCCGTGGACACCATCGAGGCCGCCGCCGACGACCTCCTCGGCACCGGCGCCCGCCTGATGACCCTCGGCGGCGACCACACCATCGCCCTGCCCCTGCTCCGCTCGGTCGCGAAGAAGCACGGCCCGGTCGCGCTGCTCCACTTCGACGCCCACCTCGACACCTGGGACACCTACTTCGGCGCCGAGTACACGCACGGCACCCCGTTCCGCCGGGCGGTGGAGGAGGGCATCCTCGACACCTCGGCCCTCTCCCACGTCGGCACCCGCGGCCCGCTGTACGGCAAGCAGGACCTCACCGACGACGAGAAGATGGGCTTCGGCATCGTCACCTCCGCCGACGTCTACCGCCGGGGCGCCGACGAGGTCGCCGACCAGCTGCGCCAGCGCATCGGCGACCGCCCGCTGTACATCTCCATCGACATCGACTGCCTCGACCCGGCCCACGCCCCCGGCACCGGCACCCCGGAGGCCGGCGGCATGACCTCCCGCGAGCTGCTGGAGATCCTGCGCGGGCTGGCCTCGTGCAACCTGGTGTCGGCGGACGTCGTCGAGGTCGCCCCCGCGTACGACCACGCGGAGATCACCTCGGTGGCGGCCTCCCACACCGCCTACGAACTGACCACGATCATGAGCCGACAGATTGCCGAGGCGCGCGAGAAGTGACGCACGACCACGACCTGGAACTCCGCCCGACGCCCGCCCAGACGGCCGCCGCCCTGAATCCACCCCCGGGGCGCATCGGCGGAGACCTGGTCGTGGAGACCCTGGCCGGGCTGGGCGCGACGACCGTCTTCGGCCTGCCCGGCCAGCACGCGCTCGGCATGTTCGACGCCCTCGGCCGCTCCCCCCTGCGCTACATCGGCCTGCGGGTGGAGAACAACGCGGGCTTCGCGGCGGACGCGTACGGCCGTGTCACCGGCGAGGCCGCGCCCCTGCTCCTCTCCACGGGCCCCGGCGCGCTCACCTCGCTCGCCGCGCTCCAGGAGGCGGCGGCCGCCTCCGCCCCCGTGCTGGCGATCAGCAGCCAGGTCCCGACGGCCGGCCTGGGCGGCGGCCGCCACGGCTACCTGCACGAACTCCCCGACCAGGCGGCCTCGTTCCGGGGCGTCGTCAAGTCGGTCCACACGGCCCGCACCCAGTCCCAGATCCCCTCCGCGATCGCCGAGGCCTGGAAGTCGGCGCTCACGGCACCGCACGGCCCGGTGTGGGTGGAGATCCCCCAGGACGTCCTGCTCGCACCGACGGAGCTTCCCGTCGTCACAGCCCCCGACGCCCTTCCGGACGACCTGGTCCCACGCCCCGAACTCACGGCCCTGGCAGCCCATTTGCTGTCTTCATCCTCCCGCCCGGCGATCATCGCGGGCGGCGGAGTGGTCCGCGCGGACGCCTCGGGCAAGCTGCGCGCACTGGCCGAGCGTCTGTCGGCCCCGGTGGTCACCACCTTCGGCGGCAAGGGCGCGTTCCCCTGGAACCACCCCCTGTCCCTCCAGTCCTGGCTGGAGGACCGCCACACCACGGACTTCCTGGAGGACGCCGACGTCCTGCTCGTGGTGGGCTCCGGCCTGGGCGAACTCTCCTCCAACTACCACACGTTCAAGCCCCGCGGCCGGGTCATCCAGATCGAGGCCGACCTCGGCAAACTGGAGTCCAACCACCCGGCCCTGGGCATCCACGCCGACGCCCGCCTGGCCCTCCAGGCCCTGCTGGAAACGGTCGACGAACGCGACGACCCGACCGCCCCCGACCGGGCCCAGGAGGTCCTGACCCGGGTCCACGCCCGCATCGAGGCCCAGGACCTCACCCTCGAACAGGCGGTCCTCGCCTCGGTCCGCCGTGCCCTGCCCGCCGCCTCCCCGTCCTTCTGGGACATGACGATCCTGTCCTACTGGGCCTGGTCGGCCTTCGACCCCCGGGGCGCCAACACCATGCACTCGGCCCAGGGCGCCGGCGGCCTCGGCTACGGCTTCCCCGCGGCCCTCGGCGCCGCCGCGGCCGACCCCACCCGCCCCGTCCTCGCCGTCTCCGGCGACGGCGGCGCCCTCTACTCCATCGCCGAACTCGCCACCGCCCGCCAGTACGACCTCCCCGTCACCTGGCTCATCATCGACGACGGCGGCTACGGCATCCTCCGCGAGTACATGACCGACGCCTTCGGCCGCCCCACGGCAACAGAGCTGACCCGCCCCGACTACGCGGCCCTCGCCGAGTCCTTCGGCGTCCCGGGCATCCGCACGACCCCGGACACCCTGGAATCCGACCTGGCGAAGGCCCTGGCATCCCCCGGTCCCTCGGTGGTCGTACTCCCGGCGGTGCTACGGATGTTCGCGGCTACGCATCTGGACCGGGGAGTTCCGGGCTGACGTGCCCAACAGCGGTCGTACGATCACCACATGACTACGGACGCGCGCATCGAGCAGGCCGGTCTCCTCTACGAACGCGCCGTCTTCGGTGGTGACAGCAGTGCGCCGGCGGCCGCGGAGGCCGGTCTCGACGCGGTCGAGGCCGACCTCGCTCTGGCGCGTGGCCGCCTGATCCACGCCCGCTTCCTGCAGGAGCGGGTGGAGAACGCACGAGAGCTGGAGCTGTTCGAGCGCGCGGCGGAGCTGTACGGGGCGCTCGGTGACGTGCGGGGGGAAGGAGAGGCCCTCTTCTGGATCGGCGCCTTCCATCAAGTCGTCCGGGACGACATGGAAGCCGCGGTAGCCGCTTTCCGACGCTCACTCGACCTCGCCAACCAGGCCGGGGACCGGCTGACGGCGTCCTACGCACTGCGGCACCTGGGCTTCACCGAGCACATGGCCGGCCGGCTGGAGGAGGCCCGGGGACACCTTGAGGAGTCCACGCGGCTGCGCCGGGAGCTCCAGTTCCTGCCGGGCGTCGCGGCGAACCTCATCGGCCTGGCCTACCTCGCCGCCCGACAGGACCGCCGAGCCGACGCGGCATCCCTCCTGAAGGAGGCCACAGAACTGGCCGAGGCCACGGATTCCGCCGGGGTACTGCACTGGGCGAGCGAAGCCCGCGAGGAACTCGACCTGGCGTGAGCCGCTGTCCGGCGCCAGGGGCCTCATTCTGCTCACCTTCGCCGCACGAGCTGGGCGGGCCATGGCGTATAATATCTGAGCCATATAACATTGAAGCTATGGCCGGTGAGCGGTACACCATCGAGATCGAGCCCGAGGTCCGCCTCTGGCTGGAGAACCTACCCGCCCACCACTACGTCATGGCCGAGCAGAAGGTCGACCGTCTCGCGGAGAACGCGACCACCCTCGCAGAGCCCTACTCCCGCCACCTCGGCGGCAAGCTCCGTGAATTGCGCTTCGACCTCGGCGACAACGCCCAGCGCATCACCTACTGGCTCGCGCCCGACCGGCGGGTCGTTCTGCTGACCGTCTTCCGCAAGTCGAAGATGCGGGAGGACGCGGAGGTCAAGCGCGCCCATGCCGTGCAGGCCGCCTGCGAGGCCGGCCACGTGCCGGCGAGCGAACACGACATCTACAGCCGCCCGATCAAGGAGGAGCTGTCATGAATCACGCCGAGTGGAAGACTCGCCGCCACCGCAAGCTCCTCAATGAAGCGGTGGAGGAGAACACGGAGTACGACCGCCTGTACGAGGAAGCCGAACTCGCTCACGACCTCGGCCAGTTGATCTACGATCGACGCACCGCCCTGGGCCTGTCCCAGACCGAACTCGCCGAACGCTGCGGCATGAAGCAGCCCCAGATCTCCCGGATCGAAGGCGGCGGTACCGTACCCACCATCCCGCTCCTGCGGCGTTTGGCGCGCGCCCTCGACGCCGACCTGACCATCGAACTCACTCCGCACCACCAGGCCGCTTGAACGCCCCCTGACAGCCGAAGTCCGGCGGACCTGGACGGATCGAGCGCGCCCCTGGTTTCAGCGCGTGCCGGGCTTGACCGCCGTGGTGAACGCCGACCAGTCGGTGGTGTTGAAGAGCAGCGCCGGGCCCTGGGGGGGCCTGGAGTCGCGGACCGGGACGCCGGCGGGGTGGTTGTGGAGGACTTCTAGGCGGCTGTTCGACTCGGTGCCGCTGTAGGACGACTTCCGCCAACCACTCAGGGCTCTCGCTTTCGGGATCGTGTGCTCAGTCATTGGTGTCCGTGGTCTTCGCCGTCTGAGGGGCGGCGTCATGGGTGCCCACGGTATGAGTGGCCCGCGGCTGCTGCCCTGGGCGGGCGAGGGCGGCAAGCCCTGTTATCTCATCGGCGATGGCGCCGGGTACCTCTCCCGCGTCGCCGACGGAGTCGAGAGCGTGCAACTCGCCATGACCCTGCCCGACGGTTCCGGTCGGCCGGTCTGACCGCGAGGCGTGCCGGCTCTCGTACCTGTGTATGCTCCCTCGAACTTCCGCTCGTGCGACGCGCGTGCAACCTTCTCGGTGCGCGGCGGGTCGAGGGAGGCGCAGGACCAAGCGCCGACCAGCGTTCATAGGGGGAACTTCGTGACATATCGGATATCGGGCCGTACGCGAGTGCTCGCGGCCACTGTTGGCACGGCGGCGCTCA
Coding sequences within it:
- a CDS encoding helix-turn-helix transcriptional regulator, which encodes MNHAEWKTRRHRKLLNEAVEENTEYDRLYEEAELAHDLGQLIYDRRTALGLSQTELAERCGMKQPQISRIEGGGTVPTIPLLRRLARALDADLTIELTPHHQAA
- a CDS encoding thiamine pyrophosphate-binding protein, translated to MTHDHDLELRPTPAQTAAALNPPPGRIGGDLVVETLAGLGATTVFGLPGQHALGMFDALGRSPLRYIGLRVENNAGFAADAYGRVTGEAAPLLLSTGPGALTSLAALQEAAAASAPVLAISSQVPTAGLGGGRHGYLHELPDQAASFRGVVKSVHTARTQSQIPSAIAEAWKSALTAPHGPVWVEIPQDVLLAPTELPVVTAPDALPDDLVPRPELTALAAHLLSSSSRPAIIAGGGVVRADASGKLRALAERLSAPVVTTFGGKGAFPWNHPLSLQSWLEDRHTTDFLEDADVLLVVGSGLGELSSNYHTFKPRGRVIQIEADLGKLESNHPALGIHADARLALQALLETVDERDDPTAPDRAQEVLTRVHARIEAQDLTLEQAVLASVRRALPAASPSFWDMTILSYWAWSAFDPRGANTMHSAQGAGGLGYGFPAALGAAAADPTRPVLAVSGDGGALYSIAELATARQYDLPVTWLIIDDGGYGILREYMTDAFGRPTATELTRPDYAALAESFGVPGIRTTPDTLESDLAKALASPGPSVVVLPAVLRMFAATHLDRGVPG
- a CDS encoding type II toxin-antitoxin system RelE/ParE family toxin, which codes for MAGERYTIEIEPEVRLWLENLPAHHYVMAEQKVDRLAENATTLAEPYSRHLGGKLRELRFDLGDNAQRITYWLAPDRRVVLLTVFRKSKMREDAEVKRAHAVQAACEAGHVPASEHDIYSRPIKEELS
- a CDS encoding DUF397 domain-containing protein, giving the protein MTEHTIPKARALSGWRKSSYSGTESNSRLEVLHNHPAGVPVRDSRPPQGPALLFNTTDWSAFTTAVKPGTR
- the speB gene encoding agmatinase, encoding MSSNETPRGPVDSSRVPRYAGPATFARLPRLDEVGTADVAVVGVPFDSGVSYRPGARFGGNAIREASRLLRPYNPAQDASPFALAQVADGGDIAVNPFNINEAVDTIEAAADDLLGTGARLMTLGGDHTIALPLLRSVAKKHGPVALLHFDAHLDTWDTYFGAEYTHGTPFRRAVEEGILDTSALSHVGTRGPLYGKQDLTDDEKMGFGIVTSADVYRRGADEVADQLRQRIGDRPLYISIDIDCLDPAHAPGTGTPEAGGMTSRELLEILRGLASCNLVSADVVEVAPAYDHAEITSVAASHTAYELTTIMSRQIAEAREK
- a CDS encoding tetratricopeptide repeat protein, producing the protein MTTDARIEQAGLLYERAVFGGDSSAPAAAEAGLDAVEADLALARGRLIHARFLQERVENARELELFERAAELYGALGDVRGEGEALFWIGAFHQVVRDDMEAAVAAFRRSLDLANQAGDRLTASYALRHLGFTEHMAGRLEEARGHLEESTRLRRELQFLPGVAANLIGLAYLAARQDRRADAASLLKEATELAEATDSAGVLHWASEAREELDLA